One window of the Pararge aegeria chromosome 22, ilParAegt1.1, whole genome shotgun sequence genome contains the following:
- the LOC120633856 gene encoding uncharacterized protein LOC120633856, which translates to MVLCAILLVLSSCTLSRQHLSYPINFCSMASTCIHDGRGVCASSPDGCSRRSFLDQCDMYEYNCDYGTEYMTKVTNPCTTGQPDFLC; encoded by the exons ATGGTGTTGTGTGCAATACTGCTAG tGTTGTCATCCTGCACATTGTCACGGCAGCATTTGTCATAC cCCATCAACTTCTGTAGCATGGCATCAACATGTATCCACGATGGACGAGGTGTTTGCGCATCTTCCCCCGATGGCTGCAGTCGGCGGAGTTTCCTTGATCAGTGCGACATGTATGAATACAACTGCGATTATGGGACGG AATACATGACGAAGGTAACAAACCCGTGTACAACTGGCCAGCCTGACTTCTTGTGTTAA